From the Oceanicaulis alexandrii DSM 11625 genome, one window contains:
- a CDS encoding SPOR domain-containing protein, with protein sequence MTDDDTRYGAYAPPPDDYDTYDAREDEQDRRGWLFLGASAVVFILFVAVVYNTFQLGVRERGENPVITADAEPYRVAPEDPGGYEAPDQDLSAYELREGESDPAETETPPARTVSEEPVTQQPAPEVEMPALQVETASADALDEPAERAPDPEPEPEPARTEPARPDPAPAQPAPARTEPRTQTAAQTEGAYVAQIGAFRSREDAEAGWVAFTSRFSDLAIGHAPDIQRADLGDRGVFHRLRVAAFTSREEAAQFCASLDARGQACLVARR encoded by the coding sequence ATGACCGACGACGACACCCGTTACGGGGCCTATGCCCCGCCGCCTGATGACTATGACACCTATGATGCGCGTGAAGACGAGCAGGACCGCCGCGGTTGGCTGTTCCTGGGCGCCTCGGCGGTGGTGTTCATCCTCTTTGTGGCGGTGGTGTACAACACCTTCCAGCTGGGCGTGCGCGAGCGCGGCGAGAACCCGGTGATCACCGCCGACGCCGAGCCCTATCGCGTGGCGCCTGAAGATCCCGGCGGCTATGAAGCGCCGGATCAGGACCTCTCGGCCTATGAACTCCGCGAAGGCGAAAGCGATCCGGCTGAAACCGAAACGCCGCCTGCGCGCACGGTGTCCGAAGAGCCTGTGACCCAACAACCCGCACCTGAAGTCGAGATGCCCGCCCTTCAGGTGGAGACCGCCAGCGCGGACGCGCTGGATGAACCCGCCGAGCGAGCGCCAGACCCTGAGCCTGAACCTGAACCGGCCCGCACCGAACCTGCACGCCCGGACCCGGCGCCGGCTCAACCCGCCCCGGCCCGGACCGAGCCCCGGACCCAAACCGCTGCGCAGACCGAAGGCGCCTATGTGGCCCAGATCGGCGCGTTCCGCTCTCGCGAAGACGCGGAAGCAGGGTGGGTGGCGTTCACCAGCCGGTTCTCTGATCTGGCCATCGGGCATGCGCCTGACATACAGCGCGCGGATCTGGGCGATCGCGGCGTGTTCCATCGCCTGCGGGTCGCCGCCTTCACCAGCCGTGAGGAGGCTGCGCAATTCTGCGCCTCGCTGGACGCCCGCGGCCAGGCCTGCCTGGTGGCGCGCCGATGA